One Phaseolus vulgaris cultivar G19833 chromosome 11, P. vulgaris v2.0, whole genome shotgun sequence genomic window carries:
- the LOC137828681 gene encoding putative disease resistance RPP13-like protein 1: MGGMGKTTLAQHVYNHSIIEDKFAIKAWVCVSEEFDIFMLTRAILESFRKETDNSRNLDMVQGRLKEKLNGMKFFLVLDDVWNEHRDQWKSLQTPLKYGAKGSKILITTRINKVASIMQSNSIHQLKQLQKDHSWQLFAKYAFQDDNFKSNFVLEEIGMKIVEKCQGLPLALETVGGLLQSKSSVSEWEGVLRSNIWDLLIEDNKIIPALLLSYYHLPSHLKRCFAYCALFPKDHMFDKESLIFSWMAENFLQSSQQSKSLEEVGEQYFNDLLSRSFFQQSIRYDQKRFVMHDFLNDLAKYVSGKMCYRLGVDTPGSVPKTTRHFSTIKNPVECDEYMSLCDAKRLRTFLSISWNCGMSIQDLISNFKCLRLLSLSDCCNIREVPDTIADLIHLRSLELSRTDIERLPDLICSLYNLQVLKLNQCPNLKELPSTLHELTKLRRLELIETYLRKAPILLRKLKNLQVRMDRFKVGKSSEFSIKQLGELDIQGELKIKNLENVMNSCDAFAVDLKNKTHVVGLSLEWDSQLNNEDSIKEREVLENLQPSKHLEKLSIDGYGGTQFPGWLSDNSLLNVVSLTLKNCKNCMQLPSLGLLTVLKYLAIYSLHQIVLIDANFYGNSSSSFASLETLIFVDMKEWEEWECKKSAFPSLQRLSVSNCPKLKGHFLEHLCHLKCQTIDVCKQLEASTLEIEGVKKKTSPFDMIGHHLQSLSIFLCPGMNIPINHCYHFLVQLYISQCCGSLTNFPLDLFPKLYILSLDECHNLHMILQRHPHSHLKNLTIKKCCEFKSFPNKGLFAHELETFHIEDLAKLKSMPELMSTLLPSLNHLEINNCPRVELSKRCLPSNLKELSLSNCSKLVASLNKGVWGTNPSLESLSIGKDDVECFPGEGLLPLSLTSLYIKDCLNLKKLDYRGLCHLSSLQKLGISSCPILQCLSEESLPESISELSIIDCPLLKQRYNKEEGEDWKKIAHIQNIWIMVNK, translated from the exons ATGGGTGGGATGGGTAAGACCACACTTGCTCAACATGTATACAACCACTCAATAATAGAGGATAAATTTGCTATTAAAGCCTGGGTTTGTGTTTCTGAAGAATTTGATATTTTCATGTTAACCAGAGCAATTCTTGAGTCATTCCGTAAGGAAACTGATAATAgcagaaacctagatatggttcAGGGAcgattgaaagaaaaattgaatggAATGAAGTTTTTTCTAGTTCTGGATGATGTTTGGAACGAACACCGAGATCAATGGAAATCATTGCAAACTCCTCTTAAATATGGTGCTAAGGGAAGTAAAATTCTTATCACAACACGCATTAACAAAGTTGCTTCTATCATGCAGTCAAACAGTATTCACCAACTAAAGCAATTACAAAAAGATCACAGTTGGCAACTTTTTGCTAAATATGCATTTCAAGATGATAACTTTAAGTCAAATTTTGTGTTGGAGGAGATTGGCATGAAGATAGTTGAAAAGTGCCAAGGACTGCCTCTGGCCCTTGAAACGGTAGGAGGTCTTTTACAATCAAAGTCATCTGTTTCAGAGTGGGAAGGTGTACTGAGAAGCAACATATGGGACTTACTAATAGAAGATAATAAAATCATCCCCGCTTTGTTATTGAGCTATTACCATCTTCCTTCTCATCTCAAGAGATGTTTTGCTTATTGTGCGTTATTCCCCAAAGACCATATGTTTGACAAAGAGAGCTTAATTTTCTCATGGATGGCTGAAAATTTTCTACAATCCTCTCAGCAGAGTAAGTCTCTAGAAGAAGTAGGTGAGCAGTACTTCAATGATCTATTATCAAGGTCATTCTTTCAACAATCAATTAGGTACGACCAAAAACGTTTTGTGATGCACGACTTTTTGAATGATTTAGCAAAATATGTTTCTGGTAAAATGTGCTACAGGTTGGGTGTTGATACACCAGGAAGCGTACCAAAGACTACCCGCCACTTTTCAACGATAAAGAATCCTGTTGAATGTGATGAGTATATGAGTTTATGTGATGCTAAAAGGCTACGGACATTTCTGTCCATATCTTGGAATTGTGGGATGTCAATACAAGACTTGATCTCCAACTTTAAATGCTTACGACTTTTATCTTTGTCTGATTGTTGTAACATAAGAGAGGTGCCTGACACTATAGCCGATCTTATACATCTCCGTTCATTAGAACTTTCAAGGACAGACATAGAGAGACTTCCTGACTTAATATGTTCACTTTATAACTTGCAAGTGTTGAAGCTGAACCAGTGTCCCAATTTGAAGGAGTTGCCCTCGACTTTGCATGAGCTCACTAAGTTGCGCCGCCTTGAACTTATTGAAACTTATTTAAGAAAGGCTCCAATTCTTTTACGAAAGTTGAAGAATCTTCAAGTAAGGATGGATAGGTTTAAGGTTGGCAAAAGCAGTGAGTTTAGTATTAAACAACTAGGAGAACTTGATATTCAGGGGGagctaaaaattaaaaatcttgaaaatgTCATGAATTCATGTGATGCATTCGCAGTGGATTTGAAGAATAAAACACATGTTGTGGGGCTAAGTTTAGAATGGGATTCGCAACTGAACAATGAGGATtcaataaaagaaagagaagtacTAGAGAATCTGCAACCTTCCAAACATCTGGAGAAGTTGTCAATCGATGGCTATGGTGGAACACAATTTCCAGGTTGGTTATCTGATAATTCTCTATTGAATGTGGTGTCCTTAACTTTGAAGAACTGTAAAAATTGCATGCAGTTGCCTTCCCTTGGACTTTTAACAGTTCTTAAGTACTTGGCAATTTACAGCCTTCATCAAATAGTGCTGATAGATGCTAATTTTTACGGGAATAGCTCATCTTCATTTGCATCCTTGGAAACATTGATCTTTGTTGATATGAAGGAATGGGAAGAATGGGAATGCAAGAAAAGTGCTTTTCCAAGTCTTCAACGTCTTTCTGTGTCGAATTGTCCCAAACTGAAAGGACACTTCTTAGAACACCTTTGTCATCTAAAGTGTCAAACTATTGATGTTTGCAAACAACTTGAGGCATCGACTCTAGAAATTGAAGGTGTGAAGAAGAAGACATCTCCATTTGATATGATAGGGCACCATCTTCAAtctttgagtatttttctttgTCCGGGCATGAATATTCCCATAAACCATTGCTATCATTTCCTTGTACAATTGTATATCAGTCAATGTTGCGGCTCTCTCACGAACTTCCCTTTGGACTTATTTCCAAAACTCTACATCCTTTCTTTAGACGAATGTCATAACCTACATATGATATTACAAAGGCACCCTCACAGTCATTTGAAGAATCTGACAATTAAAAAATGCTGTGAATTTAAATCATTTCCCAATAAAGGGTTATTTGCACATGAGCTAGAGACATTTCATATTGAAGATTTGGCGAAATTGAAATCAATGCCTGAACTCATGTCCACTCTCCTTCCATCTCTCAATCATCTGGAGATAAATAATTGTCCAAGAGTGGAGTTGTCTAAGAGATGTTTGCCATCAAATCTCAAAGAATTGAGTCTCTCGAATTGCTCCAAACTTGTTGCCTCACTAAATAAGGGGGTTTGGGGAACCAACCCTTCCCTAGAATCCTTGTCTATTGGAAAAGATGACGTGGAGTGTTTTCCAGGTGAAGGTTTGCTCCCACTCTCTCTTACTTCTCTATACATAAAAGATTGTCTAAATCTTAAGAAACTGGACTACAGGGGTCTCTGTCACCTCTCTTCTCTTCAGAAATTGGGTATTAGTAGTTGTCCAATACTTCAATGCTTGTCAGAGGAGAGTCTCCCTGAATC CATTTCAGAACTTAGCATTATAGATTGTCCGTTGCTCAAACAACGGTACAATAAAGAAGAAGGTGAAGATTGGAAAAAAATTGctcatattcaaaatatatgGATAATGGTTAACAAGTAA
- the LOC137809522 gene encoding cysteine-rich receptor-like protein kinase 7, with protein sequence MAPDFGVLVLETICGRKNNGFYLSEHGQTLLLYAWRTWCEGKCLELMDPMLEKSFKGSEVEKCIHIALLCVQENATYRPTMSDVVVMLGSDNMTLPKPKHPAFSVGRKVSEELVIFGAGDNLTKLVSDLCLAAEKSLILEES encoded by the exons ATGGCTCCTGA CTTCGGAGTTCTAGTTCTAGAAACCATTTGTGGAAGAAAGAACAACGGATTCTATCTGTCAGAACATGGTCAAACTCTTCTTTTATAT GCTTGGAGAACATGGTGTGAAGGAAAATGTTTGGAATTGATGGATCCAATGCTGGAAAAATCCTTCAAAGGCAGTGAAGTTGAGAAGTGCATACACATTGCTTTGTTGTGCGTTCAAGAAAATGCAACATACAGACCAACCATGTCAGATGTTGTTGTTATGCTAGGGAGTGACAACATGACGCTTCCAAAACCCAAGCACCCAGCATTTTCAGTTGGAAGAAAGGTGTCAGAGGAA CTAGTTATTTTTGGAGCAGGGGATAATTTGACCAAACTGGTTTCGGATCTGTGTTTGGCAGCTGAGAAAAGCCTTATCCTGGAAGAAAGTTAA
- the LOC137809528 gene encoding cysteine-rich receptor-like protein kinase 34, translating into MAPEYAMQGLFSVKSDVFSFGVRVLQTICGRKNNGFYLSEHGQTLLLYAWRTWCEGKCLELMDPMLGKCFKASEVEKCIHIALLCVQENATYIQTNHLDIFGAGDNLTKLVSDLCFASEQSLILEES; encoded by the exons ATGGCTCCTGAGTACGCTATGCAAGGATTGTTTTCAGTGAAATCAGATGTTTTCAGCTTTGGAGTTCGAGTTCTACAAACCATTTGTGGAAGAAAGAACAACGGATTCTATCTGTCAGAACATGGTCAAACTCTTCTTTTATAT GCTTGGAGAACATGGTGTGAGGGAAAATGTTTGGAATTGATGGATCCAATGCTGGGGAAATGCTTCAAAGCCAGTGAAGTTGAGAAGTGCATACACATTGCTTTGTTGTGCGTTCAAGAAAATGCAACATACATACAGACTAACCAT CTAGATATTTTTGGAGCAGGGGATAATTTGACCAAACTGGTTTCGGATCTGTGTTTTGCATCTGAGCAAAGCCTTATCCTGGAAGAAAGTTAA
- the LOC137828957 gene encoding receptor-like serine/threonine-protein kinase SD1-6 isoform X2, with protein sequence MAPEYAMEGLFSVKSDVFSFGVLVLEIICGRKNSGFFLSDHGQTLLLYAWRIWCEGKCLEMMDPTLEKSFVGSELERCIQIGLLCVQEDAKDRPTMSDVVVMLASDAMALPKPKQPPFSVGRMTSEEFSTSKSSKNLSINDVTTSITLPR encoded by the exons ATGGCTCCTGAATATGCTATGGAAGGATTGTTTTCAGTGAAATCTGATGTTTTCAGTTTTGGAGTTCTAGTCCTAGAAATCATTTGTGGGAGAAAGAATAGTGGATTTTTTCTCTCAGACCATGGTCAGACTCTTCTGTTGTAT GCTTGGAGAATATGGTGTGAAGGAAAATGTTTGGAAATGATGGATCCAACGCTGGAAAAATCCTTTGTAGGCAGTGAACTTGAGAGATGCATACAGATTGGTTTGTTGTGTGTTCAAGAAGATGCAAAAGATAGACCAACCATGTCTGATGTTGTTGTAATGTTGGCAAGTGACGCAATGGCCCTTCCAAAACCCAAGCAGCCACCATTTTCAGTTGGAAGAATGACCTCAGAGGAATTCTCTACATCAAAGAGTTCCAAGAATCTTTCCATTAATGATGTAACAACCTCTATTACTCTACCTAGGTAa